One stretch of Streptomyces sp. A2-16 DNA includes these proteins:
- a CDS encoding substrate-binding domain-containing protein, whose product MDTERAPVMADVARIAGVSHQTVSRVLNDHPNVRPRTRERVLSAVRELGYRPNAAARTLATRRTRTLGVISFNTTLYGPACMLYGIEQAAREHDYFVTVAAVGTLDRRSVLDAVDRLRNQGVAGIVVIAPQTAAVGALANVPSDVPLVAVGCGTHTALVSVAVDNESGAELATSYLLDLGHPTVHHLAGPRTWLDAQERETGWRATLEKRGARVPEPLAGADWTARTGYEHGRRIAANPEVTAVFCANDHMALGLLRALQQNGRRVPEDISVVGFDDMPETEYFGPSLTTVRQDFDELGRRALRALIEIVGDPDAGIPASGERPHIVIPPSLVVRTSATRPRPRTESPT is encoded by the coding sequence GTGGACACAGAGCGCGCGCCGGTGATGGCGGACGTGGCCCGGATCGCGGGCGTCTCGCACCAGACCGTCTCCCGGGTCCTCAACGACCACCCCAACGTCCGTCCCCGCACCCGGGAACGGGTCCTCTCCGCCGTACGCGAACTCGGCTACCGGCCCAACGCGGCCGCCCGCACCCTGGCGACCCGCCGCACCCGCACCCTGGGCGTGATCAGCTTCAACACGACGCTGTACGGCCCCGCCTGCATGCTCTACGGCATCGAGCAGGCCGCCAGGGAGCACGACTACTTCGTCACCGTGGCCGCGGTCGGCACCCTCGACCGGCGCTCGGTGCTGGACGCCGTGGACCGGCTGCGGAACCAGGGCGTGGCGGGGATCGTCGTCATCGCGCCGCAGACCGCCGCCGTGGGCGCGCTGGCGAACGTGCCGTCCGACGTCCCCCTGGTCGCGGTCGGCTGCGGCACCCACACGGCGCTCGTCTCGGTCGCCGTGGACAACGAGTCGGGCGCCGAGCTGGCCACCTCCTACCTGCTCGACCTCGGCCACCCCACGGTGCACCACCTGGCCGGCCCGCGCACCTGGCTCGACGCCCAGGAACGCGAGACCGGCTGGCGCGCCACCCTGGAGAAGCGGGGGGCGCGCGTGCCCGAACCGCTGGCCGGCGCGGACTGGACGGCCCGTACCGGATACGAGCACGGCCGCCGGATCGCCGCGAACCCCGAGGTCACCGCGGTGTTCTGCGCCAACGACCACATGGCCCTCGGTCTGCTGCGGGCCCTGCAGCAGAACGGGCGCCGGGTGCCCGAGGACATCAGTGTCGTCGGCTTCGACGACATGCCGGAGACCGAGTACTTCGGCCCGTCGCTGACCACCGTCCGCCAGGACTTCGACGAACTCGGCCGCCGTGCCCTGCGCGCGCTGATCGAGATCGTCGGTGATCCGGACGCCGGGATCCCGGCGTCCGGCGAGAGACCCCACATCGTCATCCCGCCCAGTCTCGTCGTGCGGACCTCGGCGACCCGCCCGCGACCCCGAACAGAGAGCCCGACATGA
- a CDS encoding arabinofuranosidase catalytic domain-containing protein, with product MTDRRRLRGLLLTVSAVLTLLAGILAGVVGTAGTAAAASSLPCDIYASAGTPCAAAHSTTRALYASYGGSLYQVKRASDGATTNIGLLSTGGYANAAAQDSFCSGTTCVITKIYDQSANHNDLTIEGPGGNGGQDVGAIADALPVTVGGHAAYGVFVNAGVGYRDNSTTGIATGSSPEGAYMVTSGHHVNNRCCFDYGNAETSGNDTGNGHMDAINFGTECWFSCSGAGSGPWVEADLENGLFFGGNGSNTNNKGNSSEYVTALEKNNGTTTYAIKGGNAQSGSLTTWYNGALPNLGGYTPMHLEGAIVLGTGGDNSNGSDGSFFEGVMTSGYPTDAADNAVQANITSVGYTTPTANFPVTGTAYRLTNTNSGKVLDAVNCGTANGTSIDLWASLGNTCQQWKFASAGNGHYTITNVNSGTVLDDKNCGQSNGTAVQLWASLGNTCQQWDVTKVGSHYTISNVNTGMTLDVANCGTANGTAVRQWQQLDNTCQQWNIAP from the coding sequence GTGACAGACCGCCGACGTCTCAGAGGGCTCCTGCTGACAGTGAGCGCGGTCCTCACCCTGCTCGCAGGCATCCTGGCCGGGGTCGTGGGCACCGCCGGCACCGCCGCAGCCGCCTCGTCCCTGCCCTGCGACATCTACGCCTCCGCGGGAACCCCCTGCGCCGCGGCACACAGCACCACGCGGGCGCTCTACGCCTCGTACGGCGGCTCCCTCTACCAGGTCAAGCGTGCCTCGGACGGGGCGACCACGAACATCGGCCTGCTCAGCACCGGCGGCTACGCCAACGCGGCGGCCCAGGACTCCTTCTGCTCCGGCACGACCTGCGTCATCACCAAGATCTACGACCAGAGCGCCAACCACAACGACCTGACCATCGAGGGGCCGGGCGGCAACGGCGGCCAGGACGTGGGCGCGATCGCCGACGCCCTCCCGGTCACGGTGGGCGGCCACGCGGCCTACGGCGTCTTCGTGAACGCCGGTGTCGGCTACCGCGACAACAGCACCACCGGCATCGCCACCGGCAGCTCCCCCGAGGGCGCCTACATGGTGACCAGCGGCCACCACGTGAACAACCGCTGCTGCTTCGACTACGGCAACGCCGAGACGTCCGGCAACGACACCGGCAACGGCCACATGGACGCGATCAACTTCGGTACGGAGTGCTGGTTCTCGTGCTCCGGCGCCGGATCGGGCCCCTGGGTCGAGGCGGACCTGGAGAACGGGCTCTTCTTCGGAGGCAACGGCTCGAACACGAACAACAAGGGCAACTCCAGCGAGTACGTCACCGCCCTGGAGAAGAACAACGGCACGACCACCTACGCGATCAAGGGCGGCAACGCCCAATCAGGCTCACTGACCACCTGGTACAACGGGGCCCTGCCCAACCTCGGCGGATACACCCCGATGCACTTGGAGGGCGCCATCGTCCTCGGCACCGGCGGTGACAACAGCAACGGCTCCGACGGCTCCTTCTTCGAGGGCGTCATGACCTCCGGCTACCCGACCGACGCCGCCGACAACGCCGTACAAGCCAACATCACCTCCGTCGGCTACACCACCCCGACCGCGAACTTCCCGGTCACCGGCACCGCCTACCGCCTGACCAACACCAACTCCGGCAAGGTCCTGGACGCGGTCAACTGCGGCACCGCCAACGGCACCTCCATCGACCTGTGGGCCTCGCTCGGCAACACCTGCCAGCAGTGGAAGTTCGCGAGCGCGGGCAACGGCCACTACACCATCACCAACGTCAACAGCGGCACGGTCCTGGACGACAAGAACTGCGGACAGTCCAACGGCACGGCCGTCCAGCTGTGGGCCTCCCTCGGCAACACCTGCCAGCAGTGGGACGTCACCAAGGTCGGCAGCCACTACACGATCTCCAACGTCAACACCGGCATGACGCTGGACGTGGCGAACTGCGGCACGGCCAACGGGACGGCGGTGCGGCAGTGGCAGCAGTTGGACAACACGTGCCAGCAGTGGAACATCGCGCCGTGA
- a CDS encoding ABC transporter permease, which translates to MSAQSTLAPNEVAPPSRSAVSNLARRLAASPEAGVIIACVVVFVAIAANAETYTAVGNLQVMGRDLSQVGILAIGESLVILTGGIDLSVGALAGLAGILAAWMNVNEGLPAPLAILLTLVITAGVGLWHGIMVTRLNVPPFVITLVTYTVAQGTALAITSGSPINNLDPMFSNLSQYYLGQVPVPALFFVGAAAVAWFVLERTYVGRQIYAVGGNKEAARLAGIPTARRITSTYVASSALAGLVGILVIGRMNVADPSVGAGWELTAIAAAVVGGMSLSGGEGRIAGIAAGAILLEFITNGLLALKVSPYDQQVVQGAVLGVAILLDRARARYFGRSRS; encoded by the coding sequence ATGAGCGCGCAGAGCACGCTCGCCCCGAACGAGGTCGCGCCGCCGTCCCGTTCGGCCGTGTCGAACCTCGCCCGCAGACTCGCCGCCTCCCCGGAGGCCGGAGTCATCATCGCCTGCGTGGTGGTGTTCGTGGCGATCGCCGCCAACGCGGAGACGTACACGGCGGTGGGCAACCTCCAGGTGATGGGCCGCGATCTGTCCCAGGTCGGCATCCTCGCGATCGGCGAGTCGCTGGTCATCCTGACCGGTGGCATCGACCTGTCGGTGGGCGCGCTCGCCGGGCTGGCCGGCATCCTGGCCGCCTGGATGAACGTCAACGAGGGCCTGCCGGCGCCCCTCGCGATCCTGCTCACGCTGGTGATCACCGCCGGTGTCGGCCTGTGGCACGGCATCATGGTCACCCGCCTGAACGTGCCGCCCTTCGTGATCACCCTGGTCACCTACACCGTCGCGCAGGGCACCGCGCTCGCGATCACCAGCGGCTCGCCCATCAACAACCTCGACCCGATGTTCAGCAACCTGAGCCAGTACTACCTCGGCCAGGTGCCCGTCCCCGCCCTGTTCTTCGTCGGCGCGGCCGCCGTCGCCTGGTTCGTCCTGGAGCGCACCTACGTGGGCCGCCAGATCTACGCGGTCGGCGGCAACAAGGAGGCCGCCCGGCTCGCCGGCATCCCGACCGCCCGCCGGATCACCTCCACCTACGTCGCCAGCTCCGCCCTCGCCGGTCTGGTCGGCATCCTGGTGATCGGCCGTATGAACGTGGCCGACCCCTCGGTCGGCGCGGGCTGGGAACTGACCGCGATCGCCGCCGCGGTGGTCGGCGGCATGTCACTCTCGGGCGGTGAGGGCCGTATCGCGGGCATCGCGGCGGGCGCGATCCTGCTGGAGTTCATCACCAACGGTCTGCTCGCCCTCAAGGTCAGCCCCTACGACCAGCAGGTCGTGCAGGGAGCGGTCCTCGGCGTCGCCATCCTGCTCGACCGGGCGCGGGCCCGGTACTTCGGCAGGAGCCGCAGCTAG
- a CDS encoding substrate-binding domain-containing protein has protein sequence MTRTRRSRAIAVATAVLLSLAAAGCSKNAGGSDSSGSTDTKAAAPVALAGSVTFNQANLAKLDASLKSALAGKDLSKVDIAMVVNVAADYWKAGQVGFLKGCSDLGIAKSKCTYFAPPNGKLTEQNSELETLRSQGVTGYSISAIDPTSAAGTIHTDVQKGIGVLAIDSPLPGTDAASLYLGTPNYTAGFQAGTAMKQVLGGKGKVAILVGSLTASNATQRIQGFEDALKGTKITVAQKVNDNLQASTATSDAETILANNPDVNGLYGVYSYDGPALAQAVTSAGKTASVHIVSDDSDAQTLKFIKSGVISGTVVQMPYQQGYTGAYILAAEKVLGKDRTMALVKPYLEKDGSTLSSGVGLVTKSDLGAYQALESQLGIG, from the coding sequence ATGACCCGTACCAGAAGGTCCCGCGCCATCGCCGTCGCGACCGCCGTGCTCCTCTCGCTCGCCGCCGCCGGCTGCTCCAAGAACGCGGGCGGCTCCGACAGCTCGGGCTCGACAGACACGAAGGCCGCCGCCCCCGTCGCACTGGCCGGCTCGGTCACCTTCAACCAGGCGAACCTCGCCAAGCTCGACGCGTCGCTGAAGTCCGCGCTGGCCGGCAAGGACCTGTCCAAGGTCGACATCGCGATGGTCGTGAACGTGGCCGCCGACTACTGGAAGGCCGGCCAGGTCGGCTTCCTCAAGGGCTGCTCCGACCTCGGCATCGCGAAGAGCAAGTGCACCTACTTCGCCCCGCCGAACGGCAAGCTGACCGAGCAGAACTCCGAGCTGGAGACGCTGCGTTCGCAGGGCGTCACCGGCTACTCGATCTCGGCGATCGACCCGACCTCGGCCGCCGGGACCATCCACACCGACGTCCAGAAGGGCATCGGCGTCCTCGCGATCGACTCCCCGCTGCCCGGCACCGACGCCGCCTCCCTCTACCTCGGCACCCCGAACTACACGGCCGGCTTCCAGGCGGGCACCGCGATGAAGCAGGTCCTCGGCGGCAAGGGCAAGGTGGCCATCCTGGTCGGCTCGCTCACCGCGTCCAACGCCACCCAGCGCATCCAGGGCTTCGAGGACGCGCTCAAGGGCACCAAGATCACGGTCGCGCAGAAGGTCAACGACAACCTCCAGGCCAGCACGGCCACTTCGGACGCGGAGACCATCCTCGCGAACAACCCCGACGTCAACGGCCTCTACGGCGTCTACTCCTACGACGGCCCCGCGCTGGCCCAGGCGGTCACCTCGGCCGGCAAGACGGCCTCCGTGCACATCGTCTCCGACGACTCCGACGCCCAGACGCTCAAGTTCATCAAGTCCGGCGTGATCTCCGGGACGGTCGTGCAGATGCCGTACCAGCAGGGCTACACCGGGGCGTACATCCTGGCCGCGGAGAAGGTGCTGGGCAAGGACAGGACCATGGCGCTCGTCAAGCCGTACCTGGAGAAGGACGGTTCGACCCTGAGCTCCGGCGTCGGCCTGGTCACCAAGTCCGACCTGGGCGCCTACCAGGCCCTCGAGTCGCAGCTCGGGATCGGCTGA
- a CDS encoding sugar ABC transporter ATP-binding protein codes for MTATKTAPDRAVTARLRGVHKSYGPVRVLDLPELDLYAGQVIGVVGENGAGKSTLMGTLAGSVHRDGGEILIGGEPLAAGSTEAAGQLGIAMVSQEFPLVGQLSVAENLLLGRRPRESKRRLLVDRAAQRAEAKAMLAEIGLSAETIPVGKEVRTLPVPTRQMIEIAKAWGREPKLLILDEPTSSLGPVEAAMVLGLARQLAERGGTVLFIGHRLDEVRDISDRVLVLRNGRLVADLEPAEATEERLIREMVGGEVAQGAPKAPPATSPVLLRAEGLTADGLGPVDLEVREGEILGVAGLMGSGRSRLVHTIAGAQPSTGGRMLLGGEPYRPRGAGDGVAAGIALIPEDRKEQSLVLFASIRSNVVVSVLKRISTRGLLGPGRERAEARKITENVNVRMQSVEQPIGSLSGGNQQRAIFGRAFAAEPRLLLLDEPTRGVDVGAKAEIYKLIDQAAEQGMGIVVASSELEELLWICHRVAVMNHGRVVEVIDRADATKERIMTAAAGTSALLPHQPDQEHLTNGAPA; via the coding sequence ATGACGGCCACGAAGACCGCCCCGGACCGCGCGGTCACCGCGCGGCTGCGGGGGGTCCACAAGTCGTACGGTCCGGTACGCGTCCTCGACCTGCCCGAACTCGACCTCTACGCCGGTCAGGTGATCGGCGTGGTCGGCGAGAACGGCGCCGGTAAGTCCACGCTGATGGGCACGCTCGCCGGGTCGGTCCACCGGGACGGCGGCGAGATCCTGATCGGCGGCGAGCCCCTCGCCGCCGGGTCCACCGAGGCCGCGGGACAGCTCGGCATCGCCATGGTCTCCCAGGAGTTCCCGCTGGTCGGGCAGCTCTCGGTGGCCGAGAACCTGCTCCTCGGCCGCCGCCCGCGCGAGTCGAAGCGACGGCTCCTGGTGGACCGGGCGGCCCAGCGGGCCGAGGCGAAGGCGATGCTCGCGGAGATCGGCCTGTCCGCCGAGACCATCCCGGTGGGCAAGGAGGTCCGCACCCTCCCGGTGCCGACCCGGCAGATGATCGAGATCGCCAAGGCCTGGGGCCGGGAACCCAAGCTGCTGATCCTGGACGAGCCGACGTCCTCACTGGGCCCGGTCGAGGCCGCCATGGTGCTGGGCCTGGCCCGTCAACTCGCCGAGCGCGGTGGCACGGTGCTGTTCATCGGGCACCGCCTCGACGAGGTGCGGGACATCAGCGACCGCGTCCTGGTGCTGCGCAACGGCAGGCTCGTCGCCGACCTCGAACCGGCCGAGGCCACCGAGGAACGGCTGATCCGGGAGATGGTCGGCGGCGAGGTCGCCCAGGGCGCACCGAAGGCACCGCCCGCGACCAGCCCCGTCCTGCTCCGCGCCGAGGGCCTGACCGCGGACGGCCTCGGACCGGTCGACCTGGAGGTGCGCGAGGGCGAGATCCTGGGTGTGGCCGGGCTGATGGGCTCCGGCCGCAGCCGCCTGGTCCACACGATCGCCGGGGCACAGCCCTCCACCGGCGGCCGGATGCTGCTCGGCGGTGAGCCCTACCGGCCGCGCGGCGCGGGGGACGGCGTGGCGGCCGGGATCGCGCTGATCCCCGAGGACCGCAAGGAACAGTCGCTGGTGCTGTTCGCCTCGATCCGTTCCAACGTCGTCGTCTCGGTGCTCAAGCGGATCAGCACCCGGGGCCTGCTCGGACCGGGCCGCGAACGCGCCGAGGCACGGAAGATCACCGAGAACGTCAATGTGCGGATGCAGTCGGTGGAGCAGCCGATCGGCTCGCTGTCCGGCGGCAACCAGCAACGCGCCATCTTCGGCCGGGCGTTCGCCGCCGAACCCCGCCTGCTGCTGCTCGACGAACCGACCCGAGGCGTGGACGTCGGCGCCAAGGCGGAGATCTACAAGCTGATCGACCAGGCGGCGGAGCAGGGCATGGGGATCGTCGTGGCCTCCTCCGAACTGGAGGAACTGCTGTGGATCTGCCATCGCGTCGCCGTGATGAACCACGGGCGGGTGGTCGAGGTCATCGACCGGGCCGACGCCACCAAGGAACGGATCATGACGGCCGCGGCCGGCACCTCCGCCCTGCTTCCGCACCAGCCCGACCAGGAACACCTCACGAACGGAGCCCCAGCATGA